In Monodelphis domestica isolate mMonDom1 chromosome 1, mMonDom1.pri, whole genome shotgun sequence, the sequence cccacccccctctgatagctgacacacaattccactgggttttatatgtgttattaataaagacctatttccatattatatatatttgcattagggtgatcatttagagtctatatccccaatcatatccctatagacccatgtgatcaagcagttgtttttcttctgtgtttctattcccacagttcttctctgaatgtggatagcattcttgccaataagtccctcagaattattctggatcattgcattactgctagtagaaaagtctattacattttattgtaccacagtgtatcactctctgtgtacaatgttttcctgcttctgctcctttcattctgcatcaattcctggaggtcattgcagttcacatggaattcctccagttcattattcctttgagcacaatagtattccatcaccaacatataccacaatgtgtttagccattccccaatcagaaggcatcccctcattttccaattttttgccaccacaaagagcacagctttgaatattcttgtacaagtctttttccctattatttctctGGGGTACAAACTGAGCAGCGGTATGGCTGAATAAAAGGGCAGGCTgcattttagtgccctttgggcatagttccaaattataaaagattttgaaaactttttcatgtgcttattaatagttttgatttttttctgaaaattgcctatccatgtcccttgtccatttatcaattggggaatagcttgattttttgtacaattgagttagctccttataaatttgagtaattagacctttttaagaggtttctgttatatagattttttcccaatttgttgcttcccttctaattttgattgcatcagttttgcttgtacaaaaacattttaatttaatgtaattaaaattattcattttacattttgaaattttttctaactcttgattggtcttaaaatctttcctttcccaaagatctgacaagtatactattctgtgttcacctaatttacttatagtttctttatttatattcaagtcattcacccattatgagtttatcttagtgtagggtgtgagatgctgatctaaacctaatctttcccatattgttttccaattttcccagcagtttttgtcaaatagtggatttttgtcccaaaatttgggatcattgggtttatcatagaccgtcttgctgaggtcacttaccccaagactgttccactgatccttcctcctgtctcttagccattcccatgttgttttgatgaccactcttTTACAGTACAGTtcaagatctgatactgctagaccattttccttcatattttgacTCAAACATTTCTGAGGCAAAGTTGTTCATAATCTTCTCTAATTCCTTAGTTGCTCAGGAAAATTTCATGAGCTCCCAAAGATATCTTCCCACATTAACAAATATCTTTGGGTCTCTAGTGGAGAAAGTGGAATCCTCTTCTTACAATTACTTCCTAATAATTTCTAAAGTCAAAACCATTTCCACCCACAAAATCTTAGATGACAGTGAGGAGGGATATTATACAAAGTACTTAATCAGATGAAAGAGCACTAATTCCTGGAAACTGGGATAGGAATGTAAAAAGGAAGGCCCAAAGGTGGCCATTTAATTTCAAATAATCAGTAGCACTGCAGGCAAGTACCCTTATCAACTCACTATCCTACTCTCCACAAGGGCTCTTCCAAACTTCATCCCTTCTCAAAATTCCTGTGGctcctgtattaaaaaaaaaaagataaaaagggaaagtttgtacctcaaagggaagcttggactttcagaatagaaagggggaaagagagaacccccttctcaaagtagGGTTCAGGGGAaacagcagatgtaacaggttggctcagagagaagaaagggggtttgaagatttttccccttctgccttccctccttagttaaagctactctccccaatttgctcttgtccatcttgtcccccctccactacttgagaccaaaaggtctcctcttgatccattcactcacactcagcttggggaacagataacttttaatgttaactgagttaggtaatacaaaaggaataatgggcagggaagaatgggaaaaggaaagtgggaaaaggggggtCCCTGTATCTATCTAAACCCttacccctccctccctccttgtgtttggggggaacttgggccttggcagcctgagccccctgagagaaagtcaggttgactcacccctgggcaacaggagctggtttctcttcagaagtcccttcaattgggaagttttggggggaaagatttccattcaccagcaggaaaaatgggtaaccctcaggagaaattatttttcccaacttctctctttggcttctcaagaccaagagctTCACTGCTCTCTCAGCCAGAGTCTACTCCTCCTCTGGATTTCACTCCTGGGGCCTCTCCCCCatggaggtgatcaatttcacatactcttcagcttgacactttttctctagtgccagcctctgtcacactaccCAGGGAAAAAATGAGGCTATTTGTTGtgaactctctcttctctcttcctcatctcacaCATCAGTCTTGTAACCATTCATATTGTTCTCAACTCTATAAGGTCATGAACTCACCCTATAACCAATTGTGTTATTTTCTCAGCTAccttgttttcttattttccttaatattatttttaaggagctaaatatttctttctttaaagtgTTTTGGCTAACTGAGGTAGTCATTAGATGCATCCTATTAGCAGATATGAGcccttttaataaaatgttatctGTTTCAGAGAAAACATGCCTCAATCTACCTTTGTTGAATTTCATTCTaaacaaaggaaagagggaaggaatttaccACAGGATCCAAACAGTCACCAGTTGAAAATTGGGTCTGATCAAgagaaaagtttcttggtagtatCAAGGATAGAATTTTTTGAGATAGTAAGGCATAAGGATGAGAATAGAGGTTATAAGTCACATATATCTGCTTGAAGTCAAGTATAAATGCCCCTGATGGGGGAGGGGTAGGACTGGGGCCAGAGTTCCCCAGGTAAGGGtgaggagaaaaatgagagaacTACAAAGGTTGGAGTTAGAAGGGTCACACTTGCTACTGACAAGTGCATTCAATTTAATGTATAGTGACCACATCTTTTAAAGGTACAAACCACAGAAAGTAAAAACAATTGTCTGTGAGAAAAATCCATGGGAAAGTGTAACAAGAATGTAGATAGGGCAGCTGGGTAAAAGATAATGTTTCCAAGAGTCATCCGGGTTCATGGGACAGTCAGCAATATTGTTATGAGAAGCCAAAAGAAGGTGAAGGAGAGGGCACATGGACCCATTCTCAGACAGACTCTGAGTTATCTACCTCTTGATAAGGGCACTCAGATCTTTATATAAGATGGACTCCAAGTTTATCAACCTCTGACAATCAAGAAGCACTCAGTTGCTTTATTGAAGCTATAAGGACCAGACTCCTTGGGCAAATAATGCATTCAGAAagcaaaattattaaaaattatagagAGAGCAGTGATTTTATTATTGGCCATAGGGCAAAACAAAATGCCTGAGTCCACTCTGCCCTTCCATGTTTACCTAGATGATGTTGCATGGATTTGTGTGACAAGCAgaaatttaaaggaatttcttcCCCAAAACCCAAAGAGCAGACTgacttcaaagagtgatagcctaGAAAGAGCTAcctgctcagtggattgagagacaggcctcgagacggaaggtcctgggttcaaatttggcctcagacaattcctagctatgtgaactagggtgagtcacttaacctccattgcctaaggAGATGACTAAAAGAGGTAAGACCCTTACTTTTGAGTGAAAAGCCACACAAGTACATTTCAATTGTAAAGATGGATATAAATGGTTGAATGGGATTTTGTTAAACCCAGTCAGGCAAAATGAACTTCTCAGGGTCAGAAAGCAAAAATGGCTGCTCTCTAACACAGACCTGTAGATAATTAATCTGGCTGCACTTCTTAAGGTAACAAGGTTTATTAAAAAGTTGTGAACAAGGATGGGTATAGGAATGTGGGCTGAGGATATTCCCTAACattaataaaaactatttattcCCATCAACTGACTCTTTGTAGAGTCTCTTCAGTCCTCATCCAGGCCAAGGCTATTCTGCCTATCCTCTCTACCTTAATgtcatgggaaaggaaagaattttaagatcaagcaagggACAGAGAagattacaaaatgcaaaatgaatgactttgattatatcaaattaaaaagattttatacaaacagaaccaaagcaaccaaaattagaaggaaagcaacaaactggggaaacatctttataacaaaactctctgatgaaggtttaatttcccaaatatgtaaggaattaaatcaaatttacaaacatcaagccattccccaattgacaaatggtcaagggatatgaataggcaattttcagatgaggaaatcaaatctatcaataatcacatgaaaaagtgttctaaatccctcctgattagagaaatgcaaaacaaaataatactGAGGTAGCACCTggcacctagcagactggccaatatggcagcaaaggaaagtgataaatgttgaagggaatgtggcaaaattgggactaaTACAccactggtggagttgtgaattaatccaaccattctggagggcaatttggaattatgcacaaagtaCTTTGAAAGACTGTCTGTCATGAACttgaggatttctatgtgaactagaaatacctccatgaactgatgcagagtgaaatgagaggaaccaggagaacattgaacacagaaactgaaacattgtggcacaatcaaatgtaacagacttttctactagtagcaatgcaacaggacaatgcagaggaatttatgagaaagaacactatccacatccaaagaaagaactgtggtagtagaaacatagaagaaaaacatgtgattaaTCATGTGATTCAATTGGGGATATGACTGTGGTTTTGGCATTAagagatcactctattgcaaatacaaattatatggaaatggtttttgaacaatgacgcatgtataaaccagtggaattgcttgtcagctggagggggggggagaggaaagggagagaacatgaatcatgtaaccatggaaaaatattctaaataaataaattatttttaaatattccagAATTTgtaatattagaaatgctagcaatagcaataagagagggaaaagaatcaAAAATTATCCTAATGCCATCTTGAAAAGATTAAAGAGAAAGAGCTGGGGTTGTTTCCCAAATGTTATAGGTTAGAAAGCAGGAAGAAACCAAAGTTTTGCTTGCTACTTTAAGGTGATGCCTCCCATGGGACAAACtctcaaaaggaataaaaaaatgggaacaaagaTGTCCCTAGACATTATTCTCCTTCCAAAGACACATAATTGATCCCTCAAAGAATATTTACTATAAAGCAGGTTGTACTTTTACTTCCTCTCTCCTTAACCAAACACTTCCATATCCATGTCCTTTCTCTAGCCTGGTTGATAGATTGGATATGGGTTTTTCAACCAGAAAGATAGTCACACtgaaagaatctcagagttatGAAGGACCTCTGAGTTCATCCAGTGTGATACTCATCCCTGAAGCATGAATCCTCTCAAACCATCCCCAAAAGGGCTCATCctgcctttgcttgaagacctccagtgaagaAATCTGGAGCTctcaggaaaaaagaagaaaggagagctCTTGACTTTAGATTTCTCTGTTGAGCTCCAACAAAGGTGATGTAGCTCTAATAGCAAATGCAATTGTCTAAATATAGAGGTCTCCAGTCTCTGTCTGAAGTGACCTCTGTCTGCTAACTGGGCAGCTGAGAATATACCATTATTTTTCCCTCCAGGGGAAGGattctcatttttcataatgCAGAAAACTATAAATGTTTTATGGGCTTTGGGCATAGACTACATGAAATGAGTCATAACTTTTAACTATGTTCTGAAACATAGCTTTGTCAGGGCTGCCCAGGCCAAAGGAATCAAGGACCATAAATCAGTACCACTTATCTGAACTGCCTGCCTGAGTCAGCCAAATTCTGgggattggtggggagggggggtcTGGGGGGATagatgtgcatgtgtgtgtattggAAAAGAGGGGCCTAGAACTCTAGCAGTTCTACTGATGAAAGAAACTGTCCCCTCACCCCCATATACCCAAGGAATCAGCAATGTCTTCACCTGATGGCTACAATAGAACAGACCCTCCACAAACCTCTGGGACTGCTTCTTAATATTTGTCCAGACACTACCCCCTTCCTACCCTCTCCCAAGCTGTGTGTAAGGCCAATGTCCCAGAAGAGAGACTTGctcaaattataaaacaaaatgccAAACCAACAAAGGAACATCAAGTGAGATAATTAGAATACAAGGAACTAGTTCTTGTACTAATAATATTAGTTAATGTTTATAGGAAGCATTAACTTTTGCAAACCCCTTCATATGCATTTTCATATAGGGCTCCTAACAATCCTGGGATGTAAATATTATGTATAGTACTATctgcattttgcaaatgagaaacaTAGTAGCAATGTGTCATAGTGAAAAGGGTTTTGGGCTTAAGAGTCAGAAAAGCCTTAGTTCAAATGTTGCTGAGTAGCCATAGGCAAAGAAATCACAGACATTTCCAtactgataaggaaattgagtttcCTAAGGGTGAAATGACCCCTTCAAAATCACAAAACTTATATTAgattagaatttgaatccaaattttcttgactccaggataGACAAACTATTCTCCTATGAAATGATATCAGATTCAATtgtacccatttttagatttgttCAGTCTGAGTAATTTGTATGTATAGACACCACTTTAGAATGATTCTAATTCTGCCCTTACCACCTCTGACTGAATGTCCTGTGTAAAACAAATCCTGAAGGAAACTGGCTTCCAAATCACTACAATTAAATTTGGGCCACGCCAATGGAATAAGCTTtgatgttttatgtgataatacatgtatagcccagattgaattgtcagctccaggaggagggagggaagaagggaggagataacatgaatcataacttcagaaaacataggagtaaatttgttattaaaataaagataaaacgctttaaaaagtgaaaaaaaatgtgtattgTAGGTAAATTTGTTATTTAGATCTTTGAAGAATTTTCCCTAttgattatttttcaattaaacacctcttttttttaaatcacatccaggaaaatggatattttcaATACCTACAATAACTCCAATAATACTGCTGGTTTCATCCTCCTTGGATTCCCCTGTAGCAGAGAGATTCAGATTCTCCTCTTCATACTATTCTTCATCATCTACATCCTAACCCTTATAGGAAATGGATCTATCATCTGTGCTGTGTACTGGGATGAACGCCTTCATAACCCCATGTACATCCTCTTGGCCAATTTCTCTTTTCTAGAGATCTGGTATGTCACTTCTACTGTCCCCAATATGTTGGTCAACTTTCTCTCTAAGAACAAGACTATCTCATTCTCTGGATGCTTCCTCcaattctacttcttcttctctTTAGGTACTACAGAATGCTTTTTTCTGGCAGTTATGGCATTTGATCGGTATCTGGCCATCTGCCGACCTCTCCATTATCCTACCATCATGACAGGACATCTCTGTACCTGTCTGGTGGTCAACTGCTGGATATTTGGTTTCCTCTGGTTCCTGGTTCCTATCATCTTCATTTCCCAAATGTCCTTCTGTGGCTCCAAGATTATTGACCACTTTCTATGTGACCCAGGCCCACTGCTAGCTCTTACCTGCACGAGAGCCcctttgatagaattcacctgtTCTATCTTGAGTTCTTTGCTCCTGTTTGCACCCTTTCTCTATATCATGGGAACTTACGCATTGGTCCTGAGAGCTGTGTTGAAAGTTCCTTCGGCTGCAGGTCGCCGTAAAGCCTTCTCCACCTGTGGGTCTCATTTGGCTGTGGTGTCATTGTTCTATGGCTCTGTGATGGTGATGTATGTGAAACCAACATCAGGTCATGAAGCTGGAACCCAAAAGACTGTGACCCTCTTTTATTCTGTGGTGACCCCATTCTTAAATCCTTTGATCTATAGCCTTAGGAACAAGGAAATGAAGGATGCCCTGAACAAATTTCTGGGTATATAATAATCAAGGTCTCAGGAAAAGAAACCTTTAGAGAACCTTAAAAATTTTGAAGTTCTATCAACAATAGTCAGCATATCTCCTCTCTCCACTTCTACCTTTCCAACTACCTGATGGGCGTTTCTACCTGGATATCTCAATAGTATCTCCACCACTATCCAGAACTGAACTCTTTTCCATTTCCCATCCCCAAATATTCTCCTGCAGATTCCATAATTGGTACAACCATCTTGGCCTCCtttactctttcctttccctcagtTCAAGGTTGTATCTTTGCTATATTTTTCACATATGTCCATGTCTATACACTACATCATTGCAGCCTTCATTATATTACCTTGAATACTTTATGCCTAGACTATTATAACCGATTCCTCACTGCTCTTATTGACTATAGTCACCCCAATTCTCCAGGCTTATCTAATTTCTAATATTCAGGTGTCATCTTATTCCCTTGATCAAAAGCATTCATGGCTCCCCATTTCTTGCAGGCTAAAACATATACCTTCTTTGGGCCAGTTTTGTgcttttattgaattagaaaatccTCTCTAAAAAGAGATTGGTGTTTAAAATCCTCCACAATCTCACTCCAATCTGCTTCCACAATCTCATCATGCCAGTTTCCACCTCTATGTGGTTCACTGGCACCCATTCCAACTCATGCCTGTAACACATTTCCTAGATATTTCATCTTCTTGATAACCTTGCATTCCTTCTGGTCTCAGGTACTCTAAGGATATACAAAGTATATGCATTCTTCCTTAAACTTCCGTTAATATTTTCCTTAGAACTCCTATATCTTCAACACAttataccttatatttatttgtgtgtacATCTAATCCCCATTATCATATttcaagttccttgaggacataGTCTACTGTTTTTCATCCTTCTGCCCTAGAGCCTTACTATGTTGTGCATGTGTATCTAAAGAATTGATTTGAATTTTGTTACTACACTTCAACAACCATGGAGTCTCTTACCTTTCCTGGAATTGCTTCTATTTGGAACTTCACAACATTTGAATTTCTCAGACTTGGAATCAAGGAAGCCATCCACAACTTCTGGGTTCTTTGGAGAACTAAAAAATGTGTTGTTCTTTAACAGTAATGGAAAGTAGAACTGAGGAGACCTTGCCTTGTCTTACCCAACCTCTTTGGTACCATAGACAATGTTTAAAATTTCCTCTTCTGAAGACTTTCAAGAATGTTTTTCAGAAGGATCTTTATAACATGGATCTacaactggaaaagaccttagaggtcattcagtccaactctaatttttttataatatgaggaagctgagaaacagagaggtgaaatgacttcccAGGGGTTGTACAACAAATAAGTGTCTAatgcaggattcaaattcagaacttcctgattctaaatcaaGGGCTCTATCTATTTGACCACCTCTCTTCTTGTTTCAACGTTGGTTTGatcatttatataattaattattggCAAGTGTGCCTCAATATTTAATCAACAACTTCCTAAAAAAATTGGCCCCAAACTAAATTATGTTGTATATTGCACTTCTACAAAATGATGGTTGGAGAAtggaaactctttgaaggcaagaactgttatatttttatctttgtaactgTACCTAACCCAATGTCAGACAGGTTAAGTATCTATTAGCAGCTGCttaatatatgtaaattaaattgaatttaaaataaataaattgaatcaAACAGAATCAATAAATATAATCCAAAAGTAGAACAAACATAGACCTGAAGTGTAACAAATCattaatcaaatgtgataaactcatttaaataaaatattgaaaagaagtttttttttttaattttgtgatgaaacatgaaaaatatttcttaaaatgtatCTCATTAAATTGAAACTTTCACAAATATTCCATACTGGTTTTTCTTAACAGTGGATTCATGAAACTTAGGGATATACCccagatttatttttctcctttcaaatcAACATAtggtttccctttctatcccacAGTGACATTTCTATTTAAAGTTTTATGGATTGGGGTTGTTCTTTCTCATTTTGCTTATCTTGGGAATTCTTGTTCTACAGTATCCTTTTTCAGAAAAAGATATCATTGGAAAATGTAAGTTCTTTCTGATTAGAAATAGTTTTGTATACACACACAGCAGTAGAAGATTAATAAGTAATTTTTGATTGACTCAAGGAAAAACTATGCACTCAGACAGTAATTAACTCAGAAAGAATTACATTTCTCAgctcaattttcctttccattttactcTGACTGAGGTGGGGCGGGGGGAAGTCACTAAAAGTATTCAGCattcatttcattatcttttcttaatGATGCTATTTCTATAACACTGTTCCCATGGCATCCCAAtgacattagaaatttggatttcactgaaaatttttaaaagattttaaaacaaaataaatgctggTTTCAAACACAGCTTTCTGATATATCTATTTACAAATTGAATCTCCTCTACTGAGTGAAAGGTTCTTGAGATAagggtctgttttttttttttttaattttgctgtaTAGGCTGGGGATTAACACAATTCCTTGCACAATTCCCaactctgtgatttcatcagtgcagGGAGCACTCTGTGAAAAATTTCTTTTGCCAATACAGAGCCGCACCTTCTCTCCAATTTATTGGAATGCACAATTGCTGAGGGGtttagaaaggttaaatgactagctcagggtcacacaaccaagatgtgtcagaggcaaggctTAAACTCCCATCTCCTTAACCTACTAATTCCAAACCAATTCTTTCTTCACAATGACACTCTGAATTTCTGCCTTTcccatagcaagtgcttaataaatccttgataGACTGGTATACATTACTATAGTACTTTTCCTTAGAAGAATATGATCACAGCAACCTATACATTTTAAAAACGTCAAATAAACCTCCATTCAACAGCTAGTAAGTTGAAAGATCTCTAAGGTTACAAAATAGATTTCTACAAACCAAGTCTTTCTTGTAAACATATTCAAAATCCTTAAAATTGCATAGGAAATTAAACTGTTATTTAAAAAGTAacttgaaaatttgaaaataaaaacagatgTAGCACAAGTTTGGGAGCTACTCTCCCAACCCCCACTCATACTTGCAGATCAGGTCCCAGAAGACAGCTGCTTCATTTCTCCCCAGAGTGCTAGGAGGAGCTCTGAGAAAAGGCAGGAGGAAGGGATCTTTCTGTTGCAGTAGCTCACAAGCCCCAACTAGAGTTCTTTCCTCCAATGATTATCAATtgaaatcagtcagtcagtcttacTGAACTTTTTACCACGGGTATTTTTCTAAAGTAAGAAAGGAGAGTTGATATAAAATATCTCCTCAAAAACTGATGATAGAGCCACGCATAGAtataggaaatcctgggttcaaatctaacctcagatacttcctagttctatgaccctgtgcaacttacttaacccccattgcctaactcttaccactctcctaccttggaactaatatattgcattgattctaagatggaaggtaaggatttttttttattggtcATATACTCTCCTCCCAAAATGTACGGAATCCAGACAAAGTGGGCTCAAGATAACAAATATTATATAACACATGTGGCAATGGGAGTCACTGACAGCTCCTAGAAATCTTGCTAGCAATCTTTTCTCCCCTTCATAGAACTCTCATGTCACTACTTTTAGGTATGGTATGGATTTCTGCATGGTTCTTTGTAGAGTATTGAATCTGTCTTTTATCAGCATATCTAGTTTTTCCTCAACTCTCAATGCAGACAATGCTACCAACCTCTGCTAAGGGATGCTACTAGGCTATAGATGAGAAGTCCAAATCCTCCAACGTTCACAAAGTTGTCCTCTTTCAACTGTATAGAGGTAGGATTTggggggagactgatagaagatAGAAACTATTCTCCCCTCACAAAAGTTTACCTTTGGAGAGCTTAGCTGgaaatattctcttctctaagCTAGGAAACATTCAAATCCTCAGTTCCTAATTGAATTCCTCAGTTCCTAATTGAATTAGAGTTCTACAGGATGTTAGTTTAATGCCTTTGATTGATCAATTCAATAGAGATATCCTGGCTTGCTCTTAAGTCATCCATGTTAGAAAATTTTGTtagctactttaaatattttcttattttctacttTGACCCCCAAcatgagaaagagggaaggaggaagggaaggaagaagagagagacagacagagagagagagagggagggggggagagatagGCTTATCTCTACTACTACAATGGGATGAAAACTCCTGTGAACTTAATGtgctattttttcataaaattccaTTTCTCCAGAAAAGAAGTCAAACATTGCTTCTATCCTTTTGAACatagaaataaacaataaaatgatTTCCCATGTTAAACTGGTCTTAGACTAACACAGAGCAAGGACCTGAAATATACCATTTGCCATCTAATAATGAGTAGGAAAGGCAAAGGAttttgtgaataaaatcttatatTTCCTCCCAAAAAAATGTGTGAGGTTGAATTAAGTAAGAGGAGAAATACtggataaataacattttaaaaatcataatt encodes:
- the LOC100029269 gene encoding olfactory receptor 11G2-like — encoded protein: MDIFNTYNNSNNTAGFILLGFPCSREIQILLFILFFIIYILTLIGNGSIICAVYWDERLHNPMYILLANFSFLEIWYVTSTVPNMLVNFLSKNKTISFSGCFLQFYFFFSLGTTECFFLAVMAFDRYLAICRPLHYPTIMTGHLCTCLVVNCWIFGFLWFLVPIIFISQMSFCGSKIIDHFLCDPGPLLALTCTRAPLIEFTCSILSSLLLFAPFLYIMGTYALVLRAVLKVPSAAGRRKAFSTCGSHLAVVSLFYGSVMVMYVKPTSGHEAGTQKTVTLFYSVVTPFLNPLIYSLRNKEMKDALNKFLGI